The stretch of DNA GATATCCGTGCTCATCCTTTCATATTCTGCGACAATTTCCAAGATGCATCCTAGCCGTCCAATTCAACTTTAGATAAGCGATGGAGATCACACCTCCCTTTTCCTATATATAACAACCCACCCTCTTCATTTGTCACTTTCTACAATTTCAaattctctccatttttcttgCTTTCTCCGACGTGCAGCGCTCCTCCACTCCGGCGATCTCCATACTCTCAAGCCTTCATCTCCAATCGATTCACGTATGTCCCCTCTTTCTTTTCTTAAAAATGTCGaactccacctcctccacctcTGGGGGGAATGCGCAAGGTTCATCGGAGTAAGAATCAGCGGCGGTTCGCTCCGATTCCTCCTATTCCCCTCCCTCCAAAATTTCTTTGACTATCACTccccaaaaaatgaaaaaaccgAGGGTTAAACCCTCTGCTGCGGGCCCTTCTCGAGTTTCTAAGAAAGGGAAGGGCAAAGCCCTAGCCTCCAACCCACCATCCTCTGAGGCCTCGAGTACAGGGGGGGTTTTCTACCATGGCAAGCACCTTCGTCTCGGGGCCGAGGAGGAGCTTAGAACCATAGGCTCTTTCCCTTCTTCCTTCTTCAACCTTATTCCCGGTTCTTCGGATAGGGCAAACAAGCCCCCGAAGGGTTTTTACACTTTCCAGCTTCATAGTGGTCCTAGGTTTCCCATCCCTTCCTTCTACATTGATGTGGCCCATTTTCTTAAGGTTCCCATAAACCAACTCCACCCCAACTCCTTCCGTATCATGGCCTCGGTAtttattctttttaaaatacaaaaccTCCTCATCAACCCTCTCATcctcttttaatttttcattCGTCGCTTCGGTGACAATGCTTTTTCCCTCTCTAGCCGGCTGAAAAGCCGATTCCTTGATGACATCCCTTCTTCTCTGAAGGGGTGGAAAGGCAGATTCTTTTACATAACCCTTCCTTCTCATCCTCCCTGTCTAACCTTTTTTACCCAACCCGAGCTCCCTCACGGCTATAAACTTGAAGAGCCCTACTCCAGGAGTCACGATCTtgtagggagaatgagattttcTTCCTATGTCCTCTTGGAGGAGGAAAATTTCGTTACATACGGGTTGATTACCCCAGCTGAGGACCCTATTGACAGGATAATTGATGAAGTGGCTGGCTCGGGTGCTCAACCTGGTAATTTTCTTGTTACTTTACTTCCTTTCCATTAACAATATTAATTACAACTCTATCTTACAGGTGAGACCGAGATGCAGGCCATTTTTAACACAAAAAAGGGCAGCTGAGAAGGTAGTAGCGGCCAAAAAGAGGAAAGCGGCTAAGGAAGTAGCTGCCCAGAAAGCCCTGGCCCGGGGGGCCAATGAAACTGAAGTCCCGGTCACTACCCAAGTGGCCGAACCAAGAGGAGCGGGTCCGTTAACCCAAACAACTGCCCCGCCCCGGTCTTATGAAGAGGATTTGGACCACATCCCTCTGTGGCATCTCAAGACAAGAGCGATGGCTGCCACTGAAGAGGAGGCCCCTCCGACTGATCAAGCTTCTGTGCTACGCCCCTCGGTGACTGAACAGGCTCCCTCATCCTCCGAAACTTCAAGACAACCGCCCCCTCGGACCAATATCTTTCTCAAAGGGCCTTCTTCTACCGGGGTCCGACTTTTTAAGAGTATGCTCCTTCCAGACGAGGAGACTCCCAAGCTCTTCGAAGgctccaaccgaattctttctgTAAGTATAGTACcatctcttcttcttttttctttcttttttttactAACTCCTTTTGTACAATTTTGACCAGGGCGTTCAAATGCTGATCTCGGTGTTTGAAGAAGTGGCCCTGATGGCCAAGAAAGAAGCTGGTCAGGCCCGTGCCTTCCATGGTCTTCACTGGCAAATACAGGAAGAGCTGGCCCGGGTTACGGGGGCCCATGAAGAAGAGACCACAAATCTAAAGGCCTACCTAGAAGTGGCCAACCAGCAACTGGCCTCTGCTCAGATTGCTCAGGGTGAAGACTTGATCCGGGAAGAGAACTTGCAGAAGCGGGTTTCTTTCTTGGAATCCAGAGCTTGTTATCTCGAGGATGAAGCCAGCCAACAGTAGCACGGAGCCACTACTGCCGAGGAACGGCTGGGGGCCCTAAACCTCACTCAGGAGGAGTGGCGGACCTCTTTCCTCAAATCCTCCGAGTTTCAAGCGGCTGTTGAAGATAAATCATACAACCTACTTCAAAGTCTGCTTCGAAAAATGCCCGGAGCAGTTTGAGGAGGAGGTCACCTCCCTGCAGATAAGAAAAGCTTCTCGGATATAGATAAAGCCATCAACTCCCTTCCCAAGGACAATGCAGCTAAGGTGGAGGCGGAGAAGACTCCAGAATAGGAGGTGGAGGAGCAACCTGCTTCCATATATATTAGAGTAGGGTCCTAATTTTTTGATTGCTTTATTTACTGTAAACCTCAGCCTCTGTGCATTTATTAATGAAATTTCTTCATTTTATGGTTCTTTCCCGAATATCAATTGTAATATAACCTTCATGACCGAGCCTCTAGAAAAAATTCAATCACGACTTACTAATGAATGATATCGAAATTTTTTTAAGTGTTGGAAATTAGCCAGTCACTCCAAATAAGTATTCGGGATATTGAGTCCTGGACTGAAAAAGTCATGTACTTATTAAATGAGCCCTGAATTTTTTCAATAAGCCCCGAGCCATGATGTAGAGTCATGTGCTTATTTAATAACCAAGGTACAGAGCCTTGGGCTGGGGAtaatgtcccgggacttggaaatgatcgaggtgtggtgccccgagctagGGTGTAGAGCCCTGGGCTTATTTAATAACCAAGATACgaagccttgggccggggatcatgtcacGTGACTTGGGAAtgatcgaggtgtggtgccccgagccagggtgtagagccctgggcttatttaataaccaaggtacggagccttgggctggagatcatgtcccgggacttgggaatgatcGTGGTGTGGTGTCCCAAGCCAGGTGTAGAGCCATGGGCTTATTTAATAACAaatgtacggagccttgggccggggatcatgtcccgggacttatAGATTAACTGGGGCATTGTACCTCCCGGATTTAGATATAACATTTACATTCATACGCTTTCTGAGAATAACATAACTTTCAAGCGAAGTACTTTTTCAAATGAAATAAATTCAATGGTCGCTTGAGAGAGCGTCCTTGAGCATCTTCTAGATAAAAAGCTCCCGAGCTAATCTTCTAGGTTATTTTAAAAGGTCCTTCACACCGAGCTTCCCATTTTCCAAAATATCCACTTGGATTAACTTTCTTCATGATCAGATCTCCTACTTGAAATTCTCGGATTTGGACTCGCTTGTTATATGATTTCGTAACCCGGCCTCGGTAAGCTTTCATTCGAATCAAAGCCTGCTCTCTCTTTTCTTCCACCAAATCCAATTCCATTGCCCGTCTTTGATCATTATCATCCGGATAAGATTCTACCCGGGCAGAAGATTGTTCGATTTCAATCGGAAGAATTGCTTCAGAACCATACACCAGACTAAAAGGAGTCTCTTGAGTCGGTGCTCGAGGAGTAGTTCTGTATGCCAAGAGAACACTAGGCAATTTCTCCACCCAGTCTTTTCTTTTGCCTTGTAGCCTAGTTTTCAAGGCTTGTACAATAATTCTGTTCACCACCTCTGTTTGGCCATTTGCTTGAGGATAGGTAACTGAAGTGAAAGACTGAGTGATTTTCCTTTCCAGGCACCAAGCTGTGATCTTTTTTCCCTAAAACTGCCTCCCATTTTCTGAGATTATTCTCCTGGGGACTCCAAATCGGCATACAATATTATTCCGCAGAAACTTCAAAACTTCCTGCTCAGTAATCTTTGCCAAGGGCTCGACTTCTACCTATTTAGAAAAATAATCAACTGCTACCAGTAAAAATTTCTTCTGAGCCCAGACTATTAGAAAAGGACAACCAATATCCATGCGCCATTGATTATAGGGGCAAGATGCCCATATAGGCTTCATGAGAGTGGCCGGGCACTGCTGAAAATTAGAGTGATGTTGACAACCCTCACAAGACCGGGCCACTCGGGCAGAGTCTTGGCTAATAATATGCCAAATCCGGCAAGCATTGCTTTCCAGGCCAACGTTATTTCTCTGAGATGCTCTCCGCAACACCCTTCAGTAATCTACCGGATGACATAATCCACATCTCCCATAGATAAGCACTTTAAAAAAGGTCCCTGAAATGATATTCTGTATAAGATGTTATTTAAGATAACCAACCTGGGAGCTTGTCTCTTGATTTTCTGAGCTCGAGCTTTATCTTCAGGCAATTCATTGTTTACAATGAATTTTATCGGGGGTGTCATCCACGAATCTTCTTGTGTTGGAAATATCTCTTCTTTCGTGGAGAGGATTAGCCGGGAAACATGCAATACTTCTCGGATATTGACTTATGATAAAGAGGCTGCCATCTTTGACAAAGCATCAGCTTCCCCATTCTTGTCCCGGGGTATCTGCTCAATACTCCAATCCACAAAAACTTCTACCTGGGCTTGAATGAGCTTGAGATATTTAAGCATCCAGTCATCCTTAGCTTCATAAATGCCCTTTATCTGCTGAGTGATCAATTGCGAATCAGAATACAAAATGATCCGGAGGCTCCAATTATCCGGGCAGCTTGGATACCTGCGATAATAGCCTCGTATTCTGCTTCATTGTTAGTCATCCGGGAGTCAATTCTTAGTGCCAGTTTAATCTTTTCTCCCGGGGGAGATATTATCACAACACCTACACCACATCTTGAAAGGCTAGACGCCTCATCCACAAATACCCTTCAGACCTCCTCTCCATCAGGCTGAACCATCTTTGATAAGAAATCTGACAAAGCCTGATCTTTGATGGCAACCCGGGGCTTATACTCAATATCATATTCTCCAAACTCCACTGTCCATTTAATCATTCTCTCGGAAACTTATGAATGATTCATAATCCTTTCGAGAGGACTATTTGTTAGCACAATAATTTGATGCGATAGAAATTAAGGTCACAGTTTCCGAGCAGTCATGACAAGAGCGAGAGCTATCTTTTTCACTTCACTGTATCAGAGCTCGGGACCTCTTagagcatggctgacataaTAGATAAGCTTCTGATCAGAGGCCTCTTGCTTCACAAGTACCGAGCTGACAGCATACTCTGTGGTGGACAGATAGATAAATAATTTCTCCCCTGGGCTCTGCCTTCACTAAGACAAGAAGCTCTGCCAAATTATTCTTAAGATCCCGGAAGGCTTGTTCACACTTCTCATCCCAGCCAAGCTTCCGTGCCTTCCTAAGAATCTGAAAAATGGATAACTCCGATGCGCTGACCACGATATGAACCGAGAAAGAGAAGCAATCCTCCTGGTCAGCTTCTGCACTTCTCGGACAGATCGAGAGGACGACATGTTTAGCACTGACTTGACCTTCTCTTGATTTACCATGATCCCTCTGTCATTGaccataaaacccaaaaatttaccACTCTTTATGCCAAAGATGCACTTGACCGGATTGATCTTAATTCTATACTGCATCAGAGTGGTAAATGTCTCTTCTAAGTCAGAGATGAAACCAGAAACCTCCCTGGACTTGCCCAAgatgtcatccacatacaccTCTACATTTCTGCCCAACTGCTTCTCAAACACTTTGTTCATGAGACGCTGATAGGTAGCCCCGACAGTTTTCAACCCGGAAGGCATGACTTAGCAGAATGTGCCTtccgaggtgatgaagctggcctTGTCTTGATCGTTATTGGCCAGGGGAATTTGATGATACCCCTGGTAACCATCCATGAAACTCAGCAGTTCACAGCCAGAGGTGGAATCCACCAATTGATCAATTCTGGGCAAAGGATAATGGTCTTTGGGGGCAAGCTTTGTTAAGGTCCCTGAAGTCAacacacatcctccacttcCCGGTAGATTTTGGTACCAGCACCACATTCGAAAGCCAGGTGGGGAATTGTATTTCCCGAATGTGGCCGGTCTGTAGCAAATCTCTAGTTTTTAAATAGTTTATTAAACTGACCCGGGTGGATGAGTCAAGGTCTTGAGCCACCCGAATCTCCTTGACTGGCCCAATTTCTACCACTTCCTGCTCCTCATCTGTCATAAACTGAACCTCTCCCTTTTCTACACTCCTATCCAACTCTCCACAACCACTAGGTCTCTTCCCCTCCTTCCTCACCTTCTTCTGGTCCACCCGAACCGCTTCCACATAACACTTCCGGAAAGAAGGTTGATCTCCCCGGACTTCACCCACTTGGCTTCCTACCGGGGACTTAATCTTTTGGTGGTAGGTTGATGCTACGGTCCTTAGCTCGTTCATGGCTGTTCTCCCCAGGATGATGTTATACGATGACGGGGCATCCACTACAGTGAAAGTGGTCATAATTGCATTATTCAACTCCCTGGTGCCCAAAGTTAAAGGCATGACAATATCCCCCTCTGGATAGACAGCATGGCCGGCGAAGCCAAAGAATGTTGTTTCCACTGTTTCTAATTGGTATCCCTGCAAATCCATTTGGACAAAGGCCTCCTTGAAAATAACATTGACAAAATTACCGAGTCCACAAAGACCctcataatataataatttactACCCTGACTTGAATTACCAGGGCATCATTGTGGGGAAAATTGACACCCTTCATATCTTCAGGGCCAAAGCTAATCACTGCCTCATTCCTCCTCGCCCCTTTCACTTCCATGCAATCTCTTTTGCTCCTCGACTTCCTAGACCTATTAGAATCACCATCCATAGATCCTCTAGATATCATCTTTATCACCCCCAAAACAAGGGGTGAGGACTTCTTCCTCTCGGGTTCTGGATTCTTCTCCCCCTCAGGGCATTCCTAGACTTTTCCCTTGCACTGGGCCCTGGTTGTTGGGCTGACCAGGGTGGCAACCTCGTCTTCTTAATTTGTTGATTATGTCCTTGGACAGCTGGTGGGACATAGTCTCTCTTGAGCGTTTTGCAGTCCTCTGTGTTGTGATAACAGATTTTATGAAGGGTGTAAAACTCATTCATTTCAGTCTTGGCAAACTATTTAGATGGAGGCAAGTCCCTGCTACACTCATGGAATTCCCGATCCCGGATAATTTTCAAGGGCACATGATGAGAAAAATTTCTCGGGTTACTCTTTCTCTGTCCTCTCTCCTCGGGCTTAGATACCCGgtcttctctctctctctttacTGAATCCCTCTTCTGTTTCTGGGCCTCCTCCATATTAATATACTTTTCTGCCCGGGCGAAAAAATCTTCAAAGTTCCCAGGCGTCTTCTATGTCAATGATCAAAAAACCTCACCCTCTCTCAGCCCCTGGGTGAATGCAACTGTCTTGGTCTCAGGGGCGCAAGAGGGGACATCCAAAGCCACTCTGTTAAATCTTTGAATATAAGCCCTCAGACTCTCTTACAGGCTTTGTTTCACTTCAAAAAGACTAAATGcagtctttttgtatttttgctGCTACTAAAATGTTGCAGAAACAACTTCCGGAAATACTCAAAGGAATGGATACTATGAGGGGCCAATCCCTCAAACCACCTCTGGGCCGAGTCAACCAGAGTTGTCAATAATACCTTGCACTTGATTCTGTCAGCATAACAGTGCAACATGGCCATATTCTCGAACCTGGCCAAATGTTCCTCGGGGTCTGCATTGCCATCATAATCCTTGATTTTTGAAGATTTAAAGTTCCCAGGAAGAGGTTCCCGGACAATGGCTTCAGCAAATGGACGTCCTTTGACAATTACCCGAGAATGACTTCGACCCTCCATTTGCCCCTCCAACACTCTCATCTTCTGCCTTAACACCTGCAATTCCTCTGCCATCGTCGGGGACTTGGACCCAACACTAGACTCCCTTTCCTCCATCCTTTCTTCCTCCTCCCCTACCTCCTGCTCTTCCTCTTGCTCCCCTATTGGCTGTGTAGCATGATGAGAAGAATCTCTCTGGGCTGCGGCTTTTTCTACCGCATCGGATATAATCCGTGACAACTCCTTTTTGGAAAAAGTAATAATAGGTTGAGGCCCTGTGGGCATAAGACCACCTTGTCCTGAGATAAATGCATCATCTCCAGGAGCCCGGGAAATATCTTGGTTGGTTCTTCTAGTAGGAGCCATATCAAATTCTTAAGCTCAATTTCCCACGGACGGTGCCAATGATGTTATCCGGGTGAATCGAGTAAGTGGAATCGGGGCAATCCACTAGATATGATAAAAGTTTGGTGTTTAGGAAAGTGAGCAAGGGAATACAACCTGTGATGAATTTATTCCTCTGTCAAATGACTTCTACTGTAACCTGCATACAATgaaatgaactcgtgaatgggctcCGGAGGAGTGTCCGGCGTAACCACTCCGATTCTTAAGTCAGCAAGTGAGGAAGAGGAAAATGGTTGTATGTGTGAGTGAATATACGTTAGTTCGAGAGTTAAAAATTCCAGAATCTGTAAATGAGAAGTGTACCTGCTATTTAAAAGAGAAAATCCCAtgattaccttgttttcagtgtctACCTGCTAAGTATGGTAAGGCGGCTGCCCATACCCTACTTCAAATGACTTCTCTGACACGCCAAACCCATGTCGTTCTGACAGCAATGATTGCCAAGCATAAATTAGCCCATACTGGTACACTCGAGTGGTGCGCTTCTCGAGTTAGCCCGGGTAAAAGCTACCGGGTGATTGCACGAGATCATAGGCTCCTGATTGCACGGGGAGAAAATATCCCGGGTAATCCCATGCccggctgctgaagaaattaaTCTGCATATTGATTCTAATCTGGGTTATCCATTTAGTTTCgcgggtcatccatgacccgggctcttatgggggtatcaccaaATACTATAAATACACACCAAGGCCATCAGCAAATATATAAATAAGGAAGTGTGGAAAAAACAAGAAAGGGCACACTTGTTTCATATTAGCTTACAAAGATGCAATCATCCCAGTCGAAGAACGCTccaagttatatcagcttagtgcAGAAGCTCATTTCCATCAATGTATGAGAACACCTTTCGATttgttttcagagatcagttgtcatacacacacaccaccactcaaaatACCGTCTTGCAGAAAGACGTAAAACTTTTGTATGTattctttgacacacagacgtttaACAAGtattggctggaaggtgatgtgttcagtctagactaggatttcagttaggcagtgggtaagttctaagctgggtgggtttgtacaagatgttttataaataaaaatcttctagtggatcctacccgaggtggtagaaggggtgaagtaggagcagttgaagtttccgaacatccataaatatcttgtgtattaactgtttaactgtattttaaattgatttgatcagttcagctgatatcagttcagttaagtCCATAGCTGAAATGATAGAAGCCAGAACTAATTCTAAGTATTTTAgtcgatcagtttacacaagtcattagtttttaaaatctttcagtttttcttaacgaatgattacttcgagtgtttttcacttggtttgaaaccaaattcgatctaattcatcagtGTATAtgttcttagaacacgagctattgcagctcattgagaatattgtattTGAATCACCCTCAAAGTTGCCCGAACCGATCCATAAGTCTGACACCAGAACTTCTCATCCTCGGTTAAATACATGCTTATgatgaatattttttttcttcaaaaacttTGGCCACTTGAAAATAAGTTTCCATATCCCCCAAGAAGTTCTCCATCTCCTTGGCActacatttttttaataaatggcTTCGGAACGTGGACGTTAAACTTCGTTGAAGAAGACACAATCCTGTTTGTGCCACCATGCCACCAACCACCTTCTTCAACATTATCATCTCAAGTTTAAACTAATCCATATTAGATTTGAATTCCTTACCTATAGAAACCATCAATTTTTTCCACAAATTCGGACAAATCCACGACACGGCGGATATTTGTTTCAACAGAAAGTCGCAAGGCCTCAACTTGCTTATAGACCGTCTCTGTTGGAGATCTGGAGGGAACATCGAGAAGTCTTTCAATCTTTTGCATCCTTGTTTCAAGTTTAAGAATACGATCGTGTATCGTTGTGTTATACGATGGTCAGACGTTTTTACAATACTTTTCACGTCTGCAATTTAACAAGCCAACAAAAAAcatgactctgataccaactgtgtagaacccataaatcagactacgtataagtcatacataatttctagtatttaaactaaaatgatttttattgcatgagtatttaaatttctttcattaaatttaattattttattcagtagttTATTGGTTATCCTTTCaattaattaagtgaggccggactagagttggagttttgagataaaatttaatattaagaaaacattcttagaatttatttaagataaataataagtcaatttaatgtaaaagaatgtttgaggaattatttaataatttgagataagtagtaaataaagttcaataattaatttctcaattcactaaaatatttaatggatagATAAAACAttgaagatttaaaatacattgtttaagcaatatttcccctccacttaatagcataatttcggccacctcataggtgatttaatatttctttggcaactcaccacctttgaccctttccttatTATTTCTTGGTATGTTAACCCTTTCACttttaatcaccattaattaataatcaatcaATATCTTAGCCTTGTTTGAGTAGGAGGAATCGGTCATCATATCACCCCTCAATCCCACCTAATGACACCTCATTCCTTATCTAGCTAACAACTAGGATAGAAAGTTAGGAGCTTGCTATTTTGTAtcccatttaattagtaaactcCCCTCACTCCTAGCCATTCTCTCCCCACCATtatcaccgaaattcagagttTAATCAGAGCAAAAATCGTGAGACTCCTAGCAAGAAACAAGAGGGAAAAATCGAGTAGGAAAGAAgaacactccgtctccgccgcatcgcgtcgtcgtttcgtttgtttttcattcgaaacaaaccaaggcatgtttatatttttcctttcactattcaatcaagccataatatgattttaaacCTTTCATGATCAAGATTTTATGAGGTAAAAACCGAAATTTGTTCAAGATAATTTCGAAAAGCTTAGTGCAGAATTTTACTCTTTCCTTGTGCACTTCACGTTTTTTGCTGTTTTGATGGTTCAGGGTATGGATCGAATTCCAGGGGTTCAAAGCTGCTTTGAGACACATACTAGGGTGGATTAGGATCATGTTTGTCCTATGGTTTCTGTCCATGCTCCCCAACGAAACCACTTTGACAGCAGCACACCatgctgtattttttttttttttttgtttcgatTTTTTCTTGTTTGGGTTGTCTAAGGGATAGATCTGATCTTGGTTGCCCTATGGGctgtagccacggttagaaTCCTTTCTtgacatgtctaggacatgaccaagtcggcctttcatggcttggttcatggttcctAACAGTTTTTAAAACAAACTAGAACAGCGCCCCATCGGTTTTAAATTTCTGAATTTTCGGCACAAGTGGGTTTCGGCTTTGGtgattggtgtggatcttggttggctttttagcccttagccacggttcataccatacccctttatttctagatcatgccatggtcaatcaaatggccactggaatggtccatgacagcaaacgaagcaactCGCCCCACGCACGCAGGTTCGCCTCTCGGGTGGAAGTTCGGGTGATCCATGGTGTttcttggattgtggctggcctagggcccttagccatggttcaagccacaccttaggatgttggtaagaggttcttgtcggtggttcaagccccaatggccattagcctcgcaaacaacGCAAAGAAATGCAAGCgccgctgctgtatttttgtgacagcaagttgtgcttcggttcagaggtgtaTTTCGAGTACTTgttcggcttttagcctatggccttggactgaacagtaccctattgagttaggaaagtcatgtttttgtccgttcgtgatttgggcaagtttagaggtcgtacgagaatttacggtgcaatgtgccaaagtgactctcgaaagagcgtttcatgtttttggccttcattcaccaaatttcgaaGTACTTAAATGTTAatagcattatttcatcattttaagtgtattttaatcatgactaaacgatggttcgatgttggttcgggttggcacggagtcatgattaaataccaagtcatcgggcgtaattgtctcgttttggagtcaattacaaagtttgggcAAGTAAatcatatgcatatttttcatgttagatttaagtcgcagcgagcctgggaacgatccaacccattcggtaaaattaatacaggatatttaattatgttatttaattatattacgtgcaaaatataaaatattcatttttgagatttatgcgatattgcttgtgacca from Primulina tabacum isolate GXHZ01 chromosome 3, ASM2559414v2, whole genome shotgun sequence encodes:
- the LOC142538590 gene encoding uncharacterized protein LOC142538590, whose protein sequence is MISRGSMDGDSNRSRKSRSKRDCMEVKGARRNEAVISFGPEDMKGVNFPHNDALEAFVQMDLQGYQLETVETTFFGFAGHAVYPEGDIVMPLTLGTRELNNAIMTTFTVVDAPSSYNIILGRTAMNELRTVASTYHQKIKSPVGSQVGEVRGDQPSFRKCYVEAVRVDQKKVRKEGKRPSGCGELDRSVEKGEVQFMTDEEQEVVEIGPVKEIRVAQDLDSSTRVSLINYLKTRDLLQTGHIREIQFPTWLSNVVLVPKSTGKWRMCVDFRDLNKACPQRPLSFAQN